One window of Methanobacterium alkalithermotolerans genomic DNA carries:
- the ectB gene encoding diaminobutyrate--2-oxoglutarate transaminase, whose protein sequence is MKTFKQHESQVRSYVRSFPAVFEKAKGSILCDEQGKEYIDFFAGAGTLNYGHNNPLVSKALVDYINKDGIIHGLDKATTAKKQFLDQFYDTILQPRHMEYKIQFTGPTGTNAVESALKLVRMVKGRSNVISFTNAFHGLTMGSMAVTANAFYRDEAFINRTNVSFMPFDGYFGEEVNTAEYLRTFLEDQSSGVDLPAAIILETIQAEGGINVASDKWLQDIEQICRDFDILLIVDDIQVGNGRTGTFFSFENAGINPDIITLSKSIGGGLPLSMVLLKGELDQWKPGEHTGTFRGNNLAFVASRELLSYWENDSLSQTVQNKEKIIKERLNEISNKFPTIDSKVRGKGMICGLKVPLRGFCGDISEEAFSRGLLIELAGAQDDVLKLLPPLTIENDLLQEGLQIIEDSIASVLERREAMVEGLNHDS, encoded by the coding sequence ATGAAAACTTTCAAACAACATGAATCTCAAGTTAGAAGTTATGTTAGAAGTTTCCCTGCTGTATTTGAAAAGGCAAAAGGATCCATCCTTTGTGACGAGCAGGGAAAGGAATATATAGACTTTTTTGCAGGTGCTGGAACCTTAAATTATGGGCATAATAATCCCCTGGTATCCAAAGCACTGGTGGATTACATTAATAAGGATGGTATAATCCATGGCCTGGATAAGGCCACCACCGCCAAAAAGCAGTTTCTGGATCAGTTTTATGACACCATACTTCAACCACGACATATGGAATATAAAATCCAGTTCACCGGACCTACCGGGACCAATGCTGTTGAATCCGCCCTTAAATTAGTCCGGATGGTGAAGGGCAGGTCTAACGTCATATCATTTACCAATGCCTTCCATGGATTAACCATGGGCTCCATGGCTGTAACTGCCAATGCATTTTACCGGGATGAAGCCTTTATTAATCGTACCAATGTGAGTTTCATGCCTTTTGATGGGTATTTTGGAGAAGAGGTAAATACAGCCGAGTATTTAAGAACCTTTTTAGAAGACCAGAGCAGTGGAGTGGATCTGCCGGCGGCTATAATCCTGGAAACCATACAGGCTGAAGGTGGAATCAATGTGGCCAGTGATAAATGGTTGCAGGATATTGAACAAATCTGCCGTGACTTTGATATTCTGTTAATTGTGGATGATATTCAGGTGGGAAATGGTAGAACCGGTACTTTTTTTAGTTTTGAAAATGCAGGAATCAACCCGGATATTATAACCCTTTCCAAGTCTATAGGAGGAGGTTTACCCCTTTCCATGGTACTCTTAAAAGGTGAACTGGATCAGTGGAAGCCAGGAGAACATACCGGTACATTTAGAGGTAATAATCTGGCCTTTGTAGCATCCCGTGAACTTTTAAGTTACTGGGAAAATGATAGTCTCTCCCAAACCGTTCAAAATAAAGAAAAGATAATAAAAGAAAGATTAAATGAAATATCAAACAAATTCCCCACCATCGATTCTAAAGTACGGGGAAAAGGAATGATATGTGGACTTAAAGTTCCTCTTAGAGGTTTTTGTGGAGATATATCTGAAGAAGCATTTTCCAGAGGTTTGTTAATTGAACTGGCCGGAGCCCAGGATGATGTGCTTAAATTATTGCCTCCTTTGACCATTGAAAATGACTTGCTGCAGGAAGGTTTGCAAATTATTGAGGATTCTATTGCCTCTGTTCTGGAAAGAAGAGAAGCCATGGTGGAAGGTCTCAATCATGATAGTTAA
- a CDS encoding VC0807 family protein → MLESGEMISLKLKEEEDNLSSRNPLADIILGVVIPSIILMKLSGPDMLGYYLALFMALGFPLGLGMYRYLKTRKMNLFAILGFSSVILTGILGLFGASALYFAFKEALIPTIFALAFLISMKTKKPLIISLFLNEKLLNVNLIEEKVYEKSLYRKFNNIVLCTNLFFVASFSLSAILNFVLAVIILQSPPQSAAFLEELGRMNFISFPVIMVPVVVISILAVIYFYVATSNLLEVSMDDITKKNKKNKSS, encoded by the coding sequence ATGTTAGAATCAGGAGAAATGATATCACTAAAATTAAAAGAAGAGGAAGATAACTTAAGTTCCCGTAACCCCCTGGCAGATATAATACTGGGAGTAGTAATTCCCTCCATTATTTTAATGAAGCTATCTGGTCCGGATATGCTGGGTTATTATCTGGCCCTTTTTATGGCCCTGGGATTCCCTCTAGGTCTGGGAATGTACCGGTATTTGAAAACCCGGAAAATGAATCTATTTGCTATACTCGGGTTTAGCAGTGTAATATTAACCGGGATTCTGGGTTTATTTGGGGCCAGTGCACTGTATTTTGCCTTTAAAGAAGCCCTAATTCCAACTATTTTTGCTTTAGCATTCCTAATTAGCATGAAAACTAAAAAACCATTAATAATATCTCTTTTTTTAAATGAAAAGTTATTGAATGTTAATCTTATTGAAGAAAAAGTATATGAGAAATCTTTGTATCGGAAATTTAATAATATTGTTTTATGTACCAACTTATTTTTTGTGGCTTCCTTTAGCCTTAGTGCTATTTTGAATTTTGTTTTGGCCGTTATCATACTGCAGAGCCCACCCCAGAGTGCTGCATTCTTAGAAGAGTTAGGAAGAATGAATTTTATATCATTCCCGGTTATTATGGTACCGGTGGTGGTGATTTCAATCCTGGCTGTAATTTACTTTTATGTAGCCACCTCCAATCTGTTAGAGGTGTCCATGGATGATATTACCAAAAAGAATAAAAAAAATAAATCCTCCTAA
- a CDS encoding DUF7065 domain-containing protein — protein sequence MDLETLKKHEEWNESYYFNFHDQNNDLTVFMRIGNKVNKNEKSMFFYLMSSEIMAGIKLEVPCDDRPWSIAGLEYQETGPWKWRLQYDGPLFNPQDKSEFKVKMDVIWESLNPLMDYSNCVDEKETQLSSKVASEHYEQFGKAEGTIIVDGKAWEIEALGERDLSRGIRQWGSPRMWMWINSQFSSAEAFNITKLSVAEGEIDAGYFYQDGVNNTLIKADIDLKMDKGVPSKFSMLLKDNKGGEYPVEGKVIRMSLIPVEGDMILMETLSHCTWDNKEGYGVAEFLVPDSKKIK from the coding sequence ATGGATTTAGAAACACTAAAAAAGCATGAAGAATGGAATGAAAGCTATTATTTTAATTTTCATGACCAAAATAATGATTTAACGGTCTTTATGCGTATTGGGAATAAAGTTAATAAAAATGAAAAGTCCATGTTCTTTTATTTGATGTCTTCTGAAATTATGGCTGGAATTAAATTGGAAGTTCCCTGTGATGATAGACCCTGGAGCATTGCCGGTTTAGAGTACCAGGAAACAGGTCCCTGGAAATGGAGACTGCAGTATGATGGTCCCCTTTTTAATCCTCAGGATAAATCAGAATTTAAAGTTAAAATGGATGTTATATGGGAATCTTTAAACCCTCTGATGGATTATAGTAACTGTGTGGATGAAAAAGAAACCCAATTATCATCTAAAGTTGCATCAGAGCATTATGAACAGTTTGGAAAAGCAGAGGGTACGATTATAGTTGATGGAAAAGCATGGGAGATTGAGGCCCTGGGTGAAAGGGATCTTAGCCGGGGTATACGCCAGTGGGGATCACCCCGGATGTGGATGTGGATAAATTCACAGTTTTCCAGCGCAGAAGCATTTAATATCACCAAACTTTCTGTAGCAGAAGGAGAGATAGATGCTGGATATTTTTATCAGGACGGAGTTAATAATACCCTTATAAAAGCAGATATAGATTTAAAAATGGATAAGGGAGTGCCTTCTAAATTTTCCATGCTATTAAAAGATAATAAAGGTGGGGAGTATCCGGTTGAAGGGAAGGTTATTAGAATGAGCCTTATTCCTGTTGAAGGGGATATGATACTTATGGAGACTCTTTCCCATTGCACCTGGGATAATAAAGAAGGTTATGGTGTGGCAGAGTTTCTGGTCCCTGATTCTAAAAAGATAAAGTAA
- a CDS encoding energy-coupling factor ABC transporter permease, producing the protein MHLPDGILPLGQSLIYWIITGITLIIYLYKLSKVEDKHKLMITTSLLAAAAFALSSLSIPTPLGIPIHFFMIPLVALIVGPFSAATVAVIILLIQAFFLGMGGIVALGANAVTIGLPLTLATCAFYRVLRSIDFRLGVFSGTFMGVIMATFIQTVILLIAGIFSLEVILATLIPFYLLVAVLEGLANAAILSLLSRVRPELLKLEKI; encoded by the coding sequence ATGCATTTACCTGATGGAATCCTGCCTCTAGGGCAGTCATTGATTTACTGGATAATAACCGGAATAACCCTGATCATATATCTCTATAAACTATCTAAAGTTGAAGATAAACATAAACTAATGATAACCACTTCACTTCTGGCTGCTGCTGCCTTTGCACTTTCTTCCCTTTCCATACCCACTCCCCTGGGCATACCCATCCACTTTTTCATGATACCTCTGGTGGCTCTAATAGTAGGGCCATTTAGCGCCGCTACAGTAGCAGTAATAATACTTTTAATTCAGGCTTTTTTCCTGGGAATGGGCGGTATTGTTGCTTTAGGTGCTAATGCGGTGACTATTGGTTTACCCCTGACTCTGGCCACCTGTGCATTTTATAGAGTATTGAGGAGTATTGATTTTAGGCTGGGAGTCTTCTCAGGTACTTTCATGGGGGTTATTATGGCCACCTTCATTCAGACTGTGATTTTATTAATTGCAGGAATATTCAGCTTAGAAGTTATATTAGCCACTTTAATACCATTCTACTTACTGGTGGCCGTTTTAGAGGGATTAGCCAACGCAGCCATATTATCTTTATTATCCCGGGTACGTCCGGAACTATTAAAACTGGAAAAAATATAG
- a CDS encoding PRC-barrel domain-containing protein yields MNKKDDEHFDLVFDNSFRINSSISRINQKIESLSGNKNIKSDKRIRINEKIIGKDVLNNSGMVVGKVIDVVLDDDTREIKSIIMGQGGMANIFKLSTSETIIPFKMVHQIGDNLILKND; encoded by the coding sequence ATGAATAAAAAGGATGATGAACACTTTGATCTGGTTTTTGATAATAGTTTCCGCATTAATTCCAGTATTTCCAGAATAAATCAAAAAATAGAAAGTTTAAGCGGGAATAAAAATATTAAATCAGATAAAAGAATCAGAATAAATGAAAAAATTATTGGAAAAGATGTTTTAAATAATTCTGGAATGGTGGTGGGGAAGGTAATAGATGTGGTCTTGGATGATGATACCCGGGAAATTAAATCTATAATTATGGGTCAGGGTGGAATGGCAAATATTTTCAAATTATCCACATCTGAAACCATAATCCCCTTTAAAATGGTCCATCAAATAGGGGATAATCTGATACTAAAAAATGATTAA
- a CDS encoding MFS transporter, with translation MGYLICGKCKSYYKLQKGEKTKDFRDKCPCGGNVRYVENLDIVDPRWKPIILAKKPTNREIIKNKINNLLSIPAHLKNRLSRFANDFKNRFQRPSYGNTYYNSPYGRGLSLESIKNEFNLNNIQWSVVIPVTVAITIIYAFTPGIFTLLIFALLIMAGYLFKDQVLGIKNALITGAISFFLGGLLTGAYLFLIPLTLVGAINGAVCGWIGGYLRMRR, from the coding sequence ATGGGTTATTTGATTTGTGGTAAATGCAAAAGCTACTATAAACTACAAAAAGGTGAAAAAACCAAAGATTTTAGGGATAAATGCCCTTGTGGTGGAAACGTTAGATATGTAGAAAATCTGGATATTGTGGATCCCCGCTGGAAGCCTATCATCCTGGCTAAAAAACCTACTAACAGGGAAATAATAAAAAATAAAATAAATAACTTGCTTTCTATCCCGGCCCATTTAAAAAACAGGCTTTCTAGATTTGCTAATGATTTTAAAAACCGGTTCCAGAGACCATCCTATGGGAATACCTACTATAATTCCCCTTATGGTAGGGGTTTAAGTCTGGAGTCTATAAAAAATGAGTTTAATCTGAATAATATCCAATGGTCGGTGGTCATACCGGTAACTGTAGCCATAACCATCATATATGCTTTTACTCCCGGTATATTCACATTACTGATTTTTGCACTTTTAATCATGGCGGGGTACTTATTTAAAGATCAGGTGCTGGGTATTAAGAATGCTCTTATTACCGGAGCTATTTCCTTCTTTTTAGGCGGTCTTTTAACCGGAGCATATCTCTTTTTAATCCCTCTAACTTTAGTGGGGGCTATTAATGGGGCGGTTTGTGGTTGGATTGGGGGTTATTTAAGGATGAGGAGATGA
- a CDS encoding DUF389 domain-containing protein, with product MWESIGTILHGDPVDKKEVNRMRDLVLFEGPETKKKLVKFFCLLILSSGIATYGLLGDSVAVVIGAMIVAPLMLPIMGLAFSISIADRLAIKHSLLISIGGILTAIAVGFILAWPLSNFFQVQNIDQVMVRTSPRLLDLLAALITGFAGAFAMSRHDVSDTLPGVAIAISLVPPLANVGILMATSNYSLALGSLLLFMTNYFAILLTGAVLFGIMSFPKVAILKQSLSAKRSGIVIAIVMLVLIAVPLGYTGHNIFINNSITQNVNEASINWLSGSGFEVISVDAESANEEVILRVIGEGELPPIADLEEMIKGKLYGKTLKVEVVYSSTYFLESG from the coding sequence ATGTGGGAATCTATTGGCACCATTCTGCATGGTGATCCGGTTGATAAAAAAGAAGTAAACCGAATGAGGGATCTGGTATTATTTGAGGGCCCAGAGACTAAAAAAAAGCTGGTAAAATTTTTCTGCCTCCTTATTCTCTCTTCAGGTATTGCTACTTATGGGCTTTTAGGAGATTCTGTAGCGGTGGTTATCGGGGCCATGATTGTCGCACCCCTGATGTTACCCATAATGGGACTTGCTTTTAGTATAAGTATTGCTGATCGTCTTGCCATTAAGCATTCATTACTTATAAGCATAGGAGGCATACTAACTGCCATAGCAGTGGGTTTTATTTTAGCCTGGCCTTTAAGTAATTTTTTTCAAGTCCAGAATATTGATCAGGTGATGGTTCGGACTTCTCCCCGTCTTTTAGACCTTCTTGCTGCCCTTATAACTGGTTTTGCCGGGGCTTTTGCCATGTCCCGCCATGATGTTTCAGATACCCTTCCCGGGGTAGCCATTGCCATATCTCTGGTGCCTCCACTGGCCAATGTGGGTATTTTAATGGCAACATCAAATTATTCGCTGGCTCTGGGCAGTCTTCTACTTTTTATGACCAACTACTTTGCCATCCTCCTCACCGGAGCAGTGCTTTTTGGGATTATGAGCTTTCCAAAAGTAGCCATTCTTAAACAATCCTTAAGTGCTAAAAGAAGCGGTATTGTCATAGCTATAGTAATGCTGGTTTTGATTGCAGTACCTCTGGGTTATACAGGCCATAATATTTTTATCAACAATAGCATAACCCAGAATGTTAATGAGGCCTCTATCAACTGGTTAAGTGGAAGTGGATTTGAAGTTATTTCAGTTGATGCTGAATCAGCCAATGAAGAAGTTATATTAAGAGTTATAGGAGAGGGCGAGTTACCACCTATTGCAGATCTAGAAGAAATGATAAAAGGAAAACTTTATGGAAAAACCTTAAAGGTGGAAGTGGTTTATTCCAGTACCTATTTCCTGGAGAGTGGATAA
- a CDS encoding LCP family protein, producing the protein MKNWQKLLGILSLIIIIGVALSFLVFINESESSERINILLLGSDDRTGQMRGNTDSMSVLSIDKNTTEVSLLSIPRDTRVDIPGRGVDKINSAYPYGDIDTTIETVENFLDIRIDYYILVDFKEFKEMVDTLGGITLDVEPHVASAVPELHGKSGISRLNGEEALAYLRFRFDEDADPGRVRRHQKAIQSIIQETLNPSNISNAPAILNQLRKNVRTNIPPLEATLIDTLIQGYDIENSKTAVITGEWVTINGIVYLIPDMDKTEEMVVELGLRK; encoded by the coding sequence ATGAAAAATTGGCAAAAATTACTGGGAATTTTATCATTAATAATAATTATAGGAGTAGCTTTATCCTTTTTAGTATTTATTAATGAATCAGAGTCCAGTGAGAGAATAAATATATTATTATTAGGTTCAGATGACCGTACCGGGCAAATGAGGGGAAATACAGATTCAATGAGTGTTTTATCCATTGATAAAAACACCACAGAGGTTTCTCTTCTTTCCATACCACGGGATACCCGGGTTGATATTCCTGGAAGAGGGGTGGATAAAATAAATTCAGCCTATCCCTATGGAGATATTGATACTACCATAGAAACTGTGGAGAACTTCCTGGATATAAGAATTGATTATTATATTCTGGTAGATTTTAAAGAATTTAAAGAAATGGTGGATACCCTGGGAGGTATCACCCTGGATGTGGAGCCCCATGTTGCTAGTGCTGTTCCAGAATTACATGGAAAATCTGGTATAAGTAGATTAAATGGTGAAGAAGCTTTAGCATATCTTCGCTTTAGGTTTGATGAAGATGCAGACCCGGGAAGAGTAAGAAGGCATCAAAAAGCAATACAATCTATTATACAGGAAACATTAAACCCATCAAATATCAGTAATGCCCCTGCTATTTTAAACCAGCTGCGTAAAAATGTAAGAACCAACATCCCCCCTCTAGAAGCCACTTTGATTGATACACTGATTCAGGGATATGATATAGAAAATTCTAAAACCGCGGTAATTACTGGAGAATGGGTTACCATTAATGGAATTGTTTATCTCATTCCAGATATGGATAAAACTGAAGAAATGGTAGTGGAATTAGGGTTGAGAAAGTAA
- the ectA gene encoding diaminobutyrate acetyltransferase: protein MGPDNEKIRPIIIRKPELRDGNSIYQLVSHSPPLDINSLYSYLLVCTHFNKSSVVAEYQGKIVGYVSAYIHPHKEDTLFIWQVAVDSSMRGKGLGHKLLMKLIERKGLENIRFLETTVSPSNHASRALFEKLARKMQANLKEVEFLSSDLFGESGHEEEPLLIIGPLKKSGD from the coding sequence ATGGGTCCTGATAATGAGAAAATACGGCCAATAATTATTAGAAAACCAGAACTAAGGGATGGTAACTCGATTTACCAGCTGGTATCCCATTCACCCCCACTGGATATTAATTCTTTGTACAGTTATTTACTGGTATGTACACATTTTAATAAAAGCAGTGTGGTGGCTGAATACCAGGGGAAAATAGTAGGATATGTTTCCGCCTATATCCATCCTCATAAAGAAGATACTCTTTTTATCTGGCAGGTTGCTGTTGACTCCTCTATGCGAGGTAAGGGTTTAGGCCACAAGCTATTAATGAAATTAATAGAGAGAAAAGGACTTGAAAATATAAGATTTTTGGAAACAACGGTAAGTCCTTCCAATCATGCATCCCGGGCTTTATTTGAAAAATTAGCCCGGAAAATGCAGGCTAATTTAAAAGAAGTGGAATTCTTAAGTAGTGACCTTTTTGGTGAATCCGGTCATGAAGAAGAACCCCTCCTCATAATAGGACCCCTTAAAAAATCAGGAGATTAG
- a CDS encoding YhfC family glutamic-type intramembrane protease: MEKVVNINPLFYISGLGMVAVAIIAILYILNQNASPFILFLGGLSWIISVAMKFLWASKTNKKVLEYLNDHLSPELSGPLSWSYIGLLTGVFECGFVLILVLFTPLLYQATWIDVLAFGIGFGAIESLFIGIISILTLIKPQNITPDTLERYELNRNNLLTIPLGIVERISTLFIHIFTCALIFIAVQEGSYFFFWVSFLFKSLIDSIAGWLHLEKDIKNVKSAYQHWKYQLIFLVLGIVSLAGVLILGGI, from the coding sequence ATGGAAAAAGTAGTTAATATAAATCCCCTATTTTACATTAGTGGGTTGGGTATGGTAGCTGTGGCCATTATAGCCATTTTATACATTTTAAACCAGAACGCTTCCCCTTTTATCCTCTTTTTAGGAGGGTTATCCTGGATAATATCTGTGGCCATGAAGTTTTTATGGGCCAGCAAAACCAATAAAAAAGTTCTGGAATATTTAAATGACCATTTATCCCCTGAACTGTCAGGTCCCTTATCCTGGAGTTATATTGGATTGTTAACCGGAGTATTTGAGTGCGGTTTTGTACTGATACTGGTATTATTTACACCCCTATTATACCAGGCTACATGGATAGATGTTTTAGCCTTTGGGATTGGATTTGGAGCAATTGAAAGCCTTTTTATAGGAATAATAAGTATCCTGACCCTGATTAAACCCCAAAATATCACCCCAGATACCCTGGAAAGATATGAGCTTAATCGTAACAACCTGTTAACCATACCATTGGGGATTGTAGAGAGAATATCCACCTTATTTATACACATATTCACCTGTGCTTTAATATTCATCGCCGTCCAGGAAGGCAGTTACTTCTTTTTCTGGGTTTCTTTTTTATTTAAAAGTCTGATAGATTCTATTGCTGGATGGTTGCATCTGGAAAAGGATATAAAAAATGTTAAGAGTGCTTATCAGCACTGGAAGTACCAATTAATATTTTTGGTTTTGGGAATTGTCAGTTTAGCAGGTGTTTTGATTTTAGGAGGCATCTAA
- a CDS encoding PEP/pyruvate-binding domain-containing protein codes for MVNKKNYVMELKAKDIPLEKIGGKALNLSKMSKAGFNIPPAFVVGVDAYDFFIKQKLEAEISKILASIDFNNDKSLSEGCASIRNLIKTERVPDAILVEINNKIESLPPGYYAVRSSATSEDLDDASFAGQLDTFLNIRKEDILEKISDCWASYWNNRAVKYRHDSSIEHLDTAQSSAGIAVLVQKMVNATVSGVTFTANPVNGSEDIVIESTWGLGEAIASGLVTPDTFVLSRNGEVLERKIKSKNKGYFLKNGENTLVKLKKEDQEKPSLDGEVLKKLLKRALELESFFGAPQDIEWALEDGKKDIYILQSRPVTTLSRDKDDILWTRAYGDEYWADATTPLFFDVMGKMLTDYVNHEGARIMGYAEITDSKLLKLHKSRVYFNSWVLEKAFSYYPKFARSKELLNYFPLDDQERISKYPSILHKTLLSQILVAIRDPDGMMHRTDKAYRKWAHGFLKKCEDFDEIDLGVLNSAQLMKLYNDIENAGIKHYQLIRYGMVSHSIATNLMIKNWLVDWLEDKDGSLYAGLISGLEDNKTIEMNIRFSDMAKILREDSNLQGMINSISDLSYLTQTQLTELISSNSEFEESFNQFIKDYGHRSNTREILYPRWREDKAYILEVIKLLSSSDLDLRKKEVESKKNRFETEKEVLKRIKKQNFGFFKARIFKIVLNLAQTYLTFRENQRFYLDHLLFRQRLMLQEMGRRLIQKGVISEGDDVFFFYEKELFSFFNKSSPDKRIISSLKEKILKRKKEFFRYKSSLPPKFLKNGIEFDDTVMEYKPSAIYGAAASPGIFQGVARVVESIGELSQLEENEILITSNTDPAWTAIFSKLGGLITETGGILSHGAVISREYRIPAVTAVKGATKIFKTGDELVVDGNEGVVYINETNSLKKK; via the coding sequence ATGGTTAATAAGAAGAACTACGTCATGGAACTTAAAGCAAAGGATATTCCTCTGGAAAAAATTGGAGGAAAGGCACTCAATTTAAGTAAAATGTCAAAAGCTGGTTTTAATATTCCACCCGCATTTGTAGTAGGGGTGGATGCCTATGATTTTTTTATTAAGCAGAAGTTAGAAGCTGAAATATCGAAAATACTTGCATCTATTGATTTTAATAATGATAAATCCTTGTCTGAGGGATGTGCCTCCATTAGAAATTTAATTAAGACAGAAAGAGTGCCAGATGCCATACTGGTAGAAATTAATAATAAAATAGAAAGTCTTCCACCAGGTTACTATGCGGTAAGATCATCTGCAACATCAGAAGACCTGGATGATGCCAGTTTTGCTGGACAACTGGATACTTTCTTAAATATAAGAAAAGAAGATATTTTAGAAAAAATTAGTGATTGCTGGGCATCTTACTGGAATAACCGGGCAGTTAAATACCGGCACGACTCCTCTATTGAACACCTGGATACGGCACAATCCTCTGCTGGTATAGCAGTACTGGTACAAAAGATGGTGAATGCCACCGTAAGTGGAGTAACCTTCACCGCCAACCCGGTAAATGGAAGTGAAGATATAGTTATTGAATCCACCTGGGGTCTGGGTGAAGCTATTGCCTCTGGTTTGGTCACCCCGGATACTTTTGTTTTAAGTAGAAATGGTGAAGTGCTGGAAAGGAAGATTAAATCCAAAAACAAGGGATATTTCCTTAAAAATGGTGAAAATACTTTAGTGAAACTAAAAAAAGAGGATCAGGAAAAACCTAGTCTTGATGGAGAAGTTCTTAAAAAATTATTAAAAAGAGCTCTGGAATTGGAAAGCTTTTTTGGGGCTCCTCAGGATATTGAATGGGCCCTGGAAGATGGAAAAAAGGACATATATATACTCCAATCAAGGCCCGTGACCACCCTCAGCAGGGATAAGGATGATATTTTATGGACCCGGGCTTATGGAGATGAATACTGGGCCGATGCCACCACCCCGCTTTTTTTTGATGTGATGGGTAAAATGCTCACTGATTATGTGAACCATGAAGGGGCCCGGATAATGGGTTATGCTGAGATAACAGACTCCAAACTGCTAAAACTCCATAAATCCAGGGTTTATTTTAATAGCTGGGTTTTAGAAAAAGCTTTTTCTTATTACCCTAAATTTGCCCGGTCCAAAGAATTATTAAATTATTTCCCCCTGGATGATCAGGAACGAATATCAAAATATCCTTCTATTTTACATAAAACCTTGCTTTCCCAGATTTTAGTAGCCATCAGGGATCCAGATGGTATGATGCACCGGACCGATAAAGCCTATAGAAAATGGGCCCATGGATTCCTGAAAAAATGTGAAGATTTTGATGAGATTGATTTAGGAGTATTAAATAGCGCCCAGCTTATGAAGCTTTATAATGACATTGAAAATGCAGGAATAAAACACTACCAGCTGATAAGGTACGGTATGGTCTCCCATTCCATAGCCACCAATTTAATGATAAAAAACTGGCTGGTTGATTGGTTGGAAGATAAAGATGGCTCCCTTTATGCTGGTTTGATATCTGGTTTAGAGGATAATAAAACAATAGAAATGAATATCCGATTTTCAGATATGGCTAAAATTTTAAGAGAGGATTCAAATTTACAGGGCATGATAAATTCAATTTCTGATTTAAGTTATTTAACTCAAACCCAGCTAACTGAATTAATTTCTTCTAATTCCGAATTTGAAGAAAGTTTTAATCAATTTATTAAGGACTATGGTCACCGTTCCAATACCAGGGAAATACTTTATCCCCGCTGGAGGGAAGATAAAGCTTACATTTTAGAGGTAATAAAATTATTATCATCATCAGATTTGGATTTGCGAAAAAAAGAAGTAGAGAGTAAAAAAAATAGGTTTGAAACTGAAAAAGAAGTTTTAAAAAGAATAAAAAAGCAAAACTTCGGTTTTTTCAAAGCCAGAATATTTAAAATAGTGCTAAATTTAGCCCAGACCTATTTAACCTTCCGGGAAAATCAGCGTTTTTATTTAGATCATTTGCTTTTCCGGCAAAGATTGATGTTGCAGGAAATGGGAAGGAGATTAATACAAAAAGGTGTAATATCGGAAGGGGATGATGTTTTCTTTTTCTATGAAAAAGAGTTATTTTCTTTTTTTAATAAATCCTCACCAGATAAGAGGATTATTTCTTCCTTAAAAGAGAAAATTCTAAAAAGAAAAAAGGAATTTTTCCGTTATAAATCATCTCTACCTCCAAAATTCTTAAAAAACGGGATTGAATTTGATGATACCGTTATGGAATATAAGCCTAGTGCCATTTATGGGGCTGCTGCTAGTCCCGGAATATTCCAGGGGGTGGCCCGGGTGGTGGAATCTATTGGAGAATTGTCACAGCTGGAAGAAAATGAAATCCTCATTACCAGCAATACCGATCCTGCCTGGACTGCCATATTTTCAAAATTAGGAGGTCTTATTACCGAAACAGGGGGCATATTATCCCACGGAGCGGTAATTTCTCGTGAATATAGGATACCTGCTGTTACTGCAGTTAAAGGAGCTACTAAGATTTTTAAAACCGGTGATGAGTTGGTGGTGGATGGTAATGAGGGAGTAGTTTATATAAATGAAACGAATTCTTTAAAAAAAAAATAG